A single Chlamydia suis DNA region contains:
- the sdhB gene encoding succinate dehydrogenase iron-sulfur subunit, which produces MKETFILQIYRGVPGKQYWESFELELHPGENVISALMAIEKNSVNTRGERVDPVVWEQACLEEVCGSCAMLVNGVPRQACTALIHEHIDAKREIKLAPLSKFPLVRDLIVDRSVMFKNLEEIQGWISADKCGEGPGPQVSQEEQALMYALSMCMTCGCCTEACPQVNEKSDFMGPAAIAQARYFNSYPGEKRREQRLKALMGNRGIEGCGQAHNCVRVCPKKLPLTESISAMGREVSRFSLRALFSALFKKKKEKQEENPSDPLS; this is translated from the coding sequence GTGAAAGAGACGTTTATATTGCAGATTTATAGAGGCGTTCCTGGGAAGCAGTATTGGGAAAGTTTTGAGTTAGAGTTACACCCAGGAGAGAACGTAATTAGCGCTCTTATGGCAATTGAGAAGAATTCCGTAAATACTCGAGGCGAACGAGTAGATCCTGTGGTTTGGGAGCAGGCCTGTCTAGAAGAAGTGTGTGGTTCTTGTGCAATGTTGGTAAATGGCGTTCCAAGACAAGCGTGTACCGCATTGATTCATGAGCATATAGATGCTAAAAGAGAGATCAAGTTAGCGCCTCTTTCTAAGTTCCCTTTAGTTCGGGATTTGATTGTCGACCGCTCTGTGATGTTTAAAAATTTAGAGGAAATCCAAGGCTGGATTTCTGCTGATAAATGCGGTGAAGGCCCAGGCCCTCAGGTCTCTCAAGAGGAGCAGGCTTTAATGTATGCATTATCCATGTGCATGACTTGCGGATGCTGTACGGAAGCCTGCCCTCAAGTTAATGAGAAAAGTGATTTTATGGGGCCTGCAGCGATTGCGCAAGCTCGCTATTTTAATTCTTATCCGGGAGAGAAACGACGAGAACAGCGATTAAAAGCTCTTATGGGAAATAGAGGAATAGAAGGATGCGGCCAAGCACACAATTGTGTACGAGTCTGTCCCAAAAAATTGCCTTTAACAGAAAGTATCTCTGCTATGGGGAGAGAGGTCTCTCGTTTTTCTTTACGAGCGCTATTTTCAGCTTTATTTAAGAAGAAAAAAGAGAAACAAGAAGAGAATCCTTCAGATCCGCTCTCTTAA
- the sdhA gene encoding succinate dehydrogenase flavoprotein subunit — translation MTRKCCRVIIIGGGLAGLSAAMQLADRGILVELFSLTKVKRSHSVCAQGGINAALNLKNENDSPYIHAYDTIKGGDFLADQPPVLEMCLTAPRIIHMLDRFGCPFNRDAQGNLDVRRFGGTLYHRTVFCGASTGQQLMYTMDEQVRRRECQGKIIKRENHEFVRLITNAEGRACGVVVMNLFNNRLEVIQGDAVIIATGGLGVIFKMSTNSTICTGAANGRLFMQGMHYANPEFIQIHPTAIPGIDKLRLISESVRGEGGRVWVPGCSSKTILFPDGSRRPCGETGKPWYFLEEMYPAYGNLVSRDVGARAILQVCEAGMGIDGRYEVFLDVTHLPVETLNKLEVVLDIYHKFTGEDPRKVPMRIFPAVHYSMGGAWVDWPASDDVDRGSRYRHMTNIPGCFNCGESDFQYHGANRLGANSLLSCLYAGLVAGDEAARFIASFGSSPYSQQDLKQALQQEQELSQEILSRTGGENIFSLHEEIARVMVNHVSVKRENSALAAALQKLKEFRERLKKVSVHDSSRFANKTFHFVRQMEPMLELALAITKGALLRNEFRGSHYKPEFPTRDDANWLKTTIATYSADEPEISYKRVDTRHVNPELRDYTQRGDKNVVLENIPTNIQFPI, via the coding sequence ATGACGAGAAAGTGTTGTCGAGTCATTATTATTGGGGGAGGACTAGCTGGGCTCTCTGCCGCTATGCAACTTGCTGATCGGGGGATTTTAGTTGAGCTATTCTCTTTAACAAAAGTTAAACGCTCGCATTCTGTATGTGCTCAGGGCGGCATTAATGCCGCTTTAAATTTAAAAAATGAGAACGATTCTCCATATATTCATGCTTACGACACGATAAAAGGAGGGGATTTTTTAGCCGATCAGCCTCCGGTTTTAGAAATGTGCTTAACGGCTCCGCGGATTATTCATATGTTAGACAGGTTTGGGTGTCCGTTTAATCGAGATGCTCAAGGAAATTTGGATGTCCGTCGTTTTGGAGGGACTTTGTATCATCGTACCGTATTTTGTGGAGCCTCCACAGGGCAGCAATTGATGTACACGATGGATGAGCAAGTTCGTCGTCGGGAATGTCAGGGGAAAATCATTAAAAGAGAGAACCATGAGTTCGTGCGATTGATCACAAATGCGGAAGGCCGAGCCTGCGGTGTTGTTGTCATGAATTTGTTCAATAACCGTTTAGAAGTGATACAAGGCGATGCTGTCATTATTGCAACGGGTGGGTTAGGGGTGATTTTTAAAATGTCTACTAACTCGACTATTTGTACAGGAGCTGCGAATGGACGTTTATTTATGCAAGGAATGCATTATGCCAACCCAGAATTTATTCAAATTCATCCTACAGCAATTCCTGGCATTGATAAACTACGGTTAATTTCAGAGTCGGTTCGTGGTGAGGGAGGAAGAGTTTGGGTGCCAGGGTGTTCGTCCAAGACAATCTTGTTCCCCGATGGTTCTCGTCGTCCTTGTGGAGAAACTGGGAAACCTTGGTATTTTTTAGAAGAGATGTATCCAGCCTATGGCAATTTAGTGAGCCGGGATGTTGGTGCTCGGGCTATTTTACAAGTTTGTGAAGCTGGTATGGGGATCGATGGGCGTTATGAAGTGTTTTTGGATGTTACGCATTTGCCTGTGGAGACTTTGAACAAGTTAGAGGTCGTTTTAGATATCTATCATAAATTTACGGGAGAAGATCCCAGAAAGGTTCCTATGAGGATTTTCCCCGCCGTACACTATTCTATGGGCGGGGCATGGGTAGATTGGCCGGCAAGTGATGATGTTGATCGAGGCTCTCGTTATCGCCATATGACCAACATCCCCGGATGCTTTAACTGTGGAGAGTCTGATTTTCAATATCACGGAGCTAATCGTTTAGGGGCAAATTCTTTGTTATCCTGTTTATATGCAGGATTAGTGGCGGGAGATGAAGCGGCTCGATTTATTGCATCTTTTGGAAGTAGCCCTTACTCGCAACAAGATCTTAAACAAGCCTTACAGCAGGAACAAGAGCTTTCACAAGAAATTTTATCACGTACAGGCGGAGAAAATATTTTTTCTTTGCATGAAGAAATCGCTCGCGTCATGGTGAATCATGTCTCTGTAAAAAGAGAGAATAGCGCTCTTGCAGCGGCTTTGCAGAAGTTAAAAGAATTTCGAGAAAGATTGAAGAAAGTTTCTGTACATGACTCATCTCGATTTGCTAATAAAACCTTTCATTTTGTTCGGCAAATGGAGCCGATGCTAGAGCTAGCTTTAGCCATTACTAAGGGGGCTTTATTGCGAAATGAATTTCGGGGATCGCATTACAAACCAGAATTTCCGACAAGGGATGATGCGAATTGGTTGAAAACGACTATTGCTACTTATTCGGCGGACGAGCCTGAAATTTCTTACAAGCGAGTAGATACTCGACATGTGAACCCTGAATTACGAGATTACACACAACGGGGAGACAAAAACGTTGTATTAGAGAATATTCCGACGAATATTCAGTTCCCTATATAG
- a CDS encoding succinate dehydrogenase cytochrome b558 subunit: MRREIVQKASYIRFIIRCIHSISGCIFTLFLCEHLLTNILAASFLAKSQGFIALVNMFHKIPGLKVIEIVGLALPLGIHTLIGIGYLLRSKENFFASDGRKPSLRYGRNLAYTLQRITAWFLLASLAFHVIQFRFILYPIHVNIQGKTFYAVAFEASRYSAVVQGTTGFFTMNVPFAEGGPQITEHFLQEKDRALFASPKPYIFTPEVGKAFLYAVRNALGSLWMAIFYTLFVMAAVFHGFNGIWTVVARWGIIVSSRYLRLCQIVCYIGMFVVMAMGVSVIWNMYLL; this comes from the coding sequence ATGAGAAGGGAGATCGTGCAAAAAGCTTCCTACATTCGTTTCATTATACGATGTATTCATTCTATATCAGGCTGCATATTTACCTTATTTTTGTGTGAACATCTTCTTACCAATATTTTAGCAGCATCATTCTTAGCAAAAAGCCAAGGATTTATTGCCTTGGTGAATATGTTCCATAAGATTCCTGGGCTTAAAGTGATTGAGATTGTCGGTTTAGCTCTGCCTTTAGGAATTCATACTCTCATTGGGATAGGGTATTTGCTTCGAAGCAAAGAAAATTTTTTTGCGTCTGACGGAAGAAAACCTTCTTTGCGTTACGGAAGAAATCTTGCATATACCTTACAACGAATCACAGCATGGTTTTTGTTGGCGAGCTTGGCTTTTCACGTCATTCAGTTTCGGTTTATCTTGTATCCTATTCATGTAAACATTCAGGGAAAAACCTTTTATGCAGTAGCTTTCGAAGCTTCTCGTTATTCTGCTGTCGTGCAAGGGACTACAGGATTCTTTACCATGAATGTTCCTTTCGCAGAAGGGGGGCCGCAAATCACGGAACATTTTTTACAGGAAAAAGATCGAGCGTTATTTGCATCACCTAAGCCGTATATCTTTACTCCTGAGGTTGGCAAAGCATTTCTTTATGCGGTAAGAAATGCTTTGGGATCTTTATGGATGGCGATTTTTTATACTCTTTTTGTTATGGCTGCCGTTTTTCATGGATTTAATGGAATATGGACTGTTGTAGCGCGCTGGGGAATCATCGTATCATCGCGATATTTACGGTTATGTCAAATCGTATGCTACATAGGCATGTTTGTTGTGATGGCTATGGGCGTTAGCGTAATTTGGAATATGTATTTGTTATGA
- a CDS encoding TatD family hydrolase produces MEIIDAHVHLSSEEFIEDFAEVHLRGKTAGVTRVVNVATTKTELHRSFAYAETYPSWLFYHAAGTPPQDAQDDIEEDFQEFCRAAEGGKLAAIGEVGLDYLFAVQEHEQERQKEVLRRYLGLALQHELPLVVHCRGAFADFFSILDHAYCVDERARPGMLHCFTGTYEEAKELLARDWYISISGIVTFKNAQGLRDLVKQIPLERLLVETDAPYLAPTPLRGKRNEPANILYTLTQIAEIKGLSLNELQEAVFANVQRWLRGS; encoded by the coding sequence ATGGAGATAATCGATGCGCACGTGCATCTTTCGTCCGAAGAATTTATAGAAGATTTTGCAGAAGTCCACTTGCGAGGTAAAACAGCTGGAGTCACTCGAGTGGTTAATGTAGCGACAACAAAAACAGAGTTGCATCGCTCATTTGCTTATGCGGAGACGTATCCGTCTTGGCTTTTTTATCATGCTGCTGGGACGCCTCCTCAAGATGCACAGGATGACATCGAGGAGGATTTCCAAGAATTTTGTCGAGCGGCAGAAGGAGGGAAGCTCGCTGCTATTGGAGAAGTAGGGCTGGATTATTTATTCGCAGTACAAGAACACGAGCAGGAACGACAAAAGGAAGTTCTTCGACGTTATTTAGGGTTAGCTTTACAGCACGAACTTCCTCTTGTTGTACATTGTCGAGGAGCGTTTGCAGATTTCTTTTCTATTTTAGACCACGCGTATTGTGTAGATGAACGGGCTAGACCTGGAATGTTGCACTGTTTTACAGGGACATATGAGGAAGCGAAGGAGCTGTTAGCTCGCGATTGGTATATTTCTATTAGTGGAATTGTGACTTTTAAAAATGCGCAAGGATTGCGAGACCTTGTGAAACAAATTCCTTTGGAAAGACTGCTTGTAGAAACAGATGCCCCCTATCTTGCTCCCACTCCTCTTCGAGGAAAAAGGAATGAGCCAGCAAATATCCTCTATACTTTAACACAAATTGCGGAGATAAAAGGCCTTAGTCTTAATGAACTACAAGAAGCTGTTTTTGCTAATGTGCAGAGATGGTTGCGAGGTTCTTAG
- a CDS encoding protein-disulfide reductase DsbD family protein gives MIRKWTGILLCVLFGSVSCFCLEENSGRASPTVELVGESEQAVKGEVVRVGVLIAIPKGEHIYWKNPGRLGMPLRIFWDLPTGCELLEEHWPTPEVFEEEGTVYFGYKHSTMVVADIHVSKNLESSQLEIKARVEWLSCGESCIPGSSERTLMLPIGQGPLIPNSQESLAFSRALTAQPRQLDAAITISYQTDGLDVLVKEGKSNGAAKAWFIAENTRDFACAEGDSPEGEHARIWRLKHFEGNMPKGAGLSGILVFTDDSGRVIAAYQVQEHQVQQLPALSWGFCSILLMAFVGGVLLNIMPCVLPLITLKVFSLIKSAADHHSSSVVSGVWFTLGAIASFWGLAFCAWLLKILGQNIGWGFQLQEPMFVAVLVLIFFLFALSSLGVFEMGMICLSLGKKLQKEGGSSARKHQRWGAFFNGVLTTFVTTPCTGPFLGSVFGLVMAVSFVKQIAIFTAIGLGMASPYLLFASFPKMLAILPKPGPWMSTFKQLTGFMLLATATWLIWIFGEETSTAAVTILLIGLWLVAIGAWILGRWGTPVSPRRQRLCASAAFIFCIMSSLVAASVGVRYFDEDASPGQSSQWQAFSPEKLADLREKGVPVFVNFTAKWCLTCQVNKPILYANAHTFAAKGIATLEADWTKKDPLITKELARLGRASVPSYVFYPAGNGAPVILPERLSQAALEEMIFAK, from the coding sequence ATGATTCGGAAGTGGACTGGAATTCTTCTTTGCGTACTGTTCGGTAGCGTGTCTTGTTTTTGCCTGGAAGAGAATAGTGGAAGAGCTTCTCCTACTGTAGAGCTTGTGGGTGAAAGTGAACAAGCGGTTAAGGGAGAGGTGGTTCGTGTCGGGGTGCTTATTGCTATACCCAAGGGAGAGCATATCTACTGGAAGAATCCCGGGAGGCTTGGCATGCCGTTGCGCATTTTTTGGGATTTGCCTACCGGGTGCGAGTTGCTTGAAGAACATTGGCCTACTCCGGAAGTTTTTGAAGAGGAAGGAACGGTTTATTTTGGATATAAACATTCCACAATGGTTGTAGCGGATATTCATGTTTCTAAGAATCTGGAAAGCAGTCAATTAGAAATAAAAGCTCGAGTGGAGTGGCTCTCTTGTGGAGAGTCCTGTATTCCAGGATCTTCGGAAAGAACCCTTATGCTTCCGATAGGCCAGGGGCCTTTAATCCCTAATAGTCAAGAGTCATTAGCCTTTTCTCGCGCCTTAACTGCTCAACCCCGTCAGTTGGATGCGGCAATTACAATTTCGTATCAGACAGATGGATTGGATGTCCTTGTGAAAGAAGGGAAATCTAATGGGGCGGCTAAAGCGTGGTTCATTGCAGAAAATACTCGCGATTTTGCTTGCGCAGAGGGAGATTCACCAGAAGGAGAGCATGCTCGTATATGGCGGCTTAAACATTTTGAAGGGAACATGCCCAAGGGCGCCGGCTTGTCTGGGATTCTAGTGTTTACAGACGATTCGGGTAGGGTAATAGCAGCTTATCAGGTGCAAGAACATCAAGTGCAACAGCTTCCTGCCCTGAGCTGGGGATTTTGTTCGATCCTACTGATGGCTTTTGTTGGTGGGGTTTTATTAAATATTATGCCCTGTGTTTTGCCTCTCATCACTCTCAAGGTATTCAGTTTAATTAAGTCTGCGGCAGATCATCATTCCTCATCTGTTGTTAGCGGAGTTTGGTTTACTCTAGGGGCAATCGCGAGCTTTTGGGGATTAGCTTTTTGTGCTTGGTTGTTGAAGATTCTAGGACAAAATATTGGTTGGGGTTTTCAGCTCCAAGAGCCTATGTTTGTAGCAGTCTTAGTCTTGATTTTCTTCTTATTTGCTTTAAGCTCTCTGGGAGTTTTCGAGATGGGGATGATCTGTTTGAGCTTAGGAAAAAAACTGCAAAAAGAGGGGGGCTCTTCGGCAAGGAAACACCAGCGTTGGGGTGCTTTTTTCAATGGAGTGCTAACGACTTTTGTCACAACACCTTGCACCGGGCCCTTTTTAGGTTCGGTTTTTGGATTAGTTATGGCCGTATCGTTTGTTAAGCAAATAGCTATTTTTACTGCCATAGGTTTGGGTATGGCAAGCCCTTATCTCTTATTTGCTTCCTTCCCAAAAATGTTAGCCATTTTACCTAAACCAGGCCCCTGGATGAGCACGTTTAAACAGCTAACTGGATTTATGTTGCTTGCTACAGCAACCTGGTTGATTTGGATTTTTGGCGAGGAAACAAGTACAGCTGCTGTGACGATTCTCCTCATAGGATTATGGCTGGTTGCCATTGGGGCATGGATTTTAGGCCGATGGGGAACTCCTGTATCTCCGCGCCGGCAAAGATTGTGTGCTTCTGCTGCGTTTATTTTTTGCATTATGAGCTCTTTAGTCGCAGCTTCTGTGGGAGTGCGTTACTTTGATGAGGATGCTAGTCCTGGGCAAAGTTCTCAGTGGCAGGCTTTTTCTCCTGAAAAATTAGCAGATTTACGAGAGAAAGGAGTGCCAGTTTTTGTGAATTTTACAGCAAAATGGTGTTTGACTTGCCAAGTCAATAAACCGATTCTTTATGCTAATGCACATACTTTTGCTGCAAAGGGTATTGCTACCTTGGAAGCGGATTGGACGAAAAAAGATCCTTTGATCACAAAGGAGTTGGCGCGTCTAGGACGAGCAAGCGTGCCTTCTTACGTGTTCTATCCCGCTGGCAACGGAGCTCCTGTAATTTTGCCAGAAAGATTATCACAAGCTGCTTTGGAAGAAATGATTTTTGCTAAATAG
- a CDS encoding MotA/TolQ/ExbB proton channel family protein: protein MFQPANNPIIQSFQEADLFGKVIFFSLFALSVCTWTVLHQKLTIQKKFLKSGKSLKEFLIKNRHAPLSLDIHPESTPFTDLYFTIKRGTLELLDKNRQHTPEQTPMLSREDIQSLETLFHAVMPKYRVLLHKNNFIPATTISLAPFLGLLGTVWGILLAFAHISSGQANGTVMMEGLATALGTTIVGLFVAIPSLVGFNYLRAHASQVSLEIEQIAFLLLNSIEVKYRQTGL from the coding sequence ATGTTCCAACCCGCAAATAATCCCATTATCCAATCCTTTCAGGAAGCCGATCTTTTTGGAAAGGTGATTTTTTTCTCGCTGTTCGCCCTTTCTGTATGTACATGGACGGTCCTTCACCAAAAACTCACCATTCAAAAGAAATTTCTAAAATCAGGAAAATCTTTAAAAGAATTTTTAATAAAAAATCGTCATGCCCCCCTGTCTTTAGATATCCATCCCGAATCAACTCCTTTTACCGATCTCTATTTTACCATTAAACGCGGCACATTAGAGTTGCTGGATAAAAATAGACAGCATACCCCAGAACAGACCCCCATGCTTTCTAGAGAAGACATTCAGTCTTTAGAAACCCTTTTCCATGCTGTGATGCCAAAATATCGAGTTCTTTTACATAAAAACAATTTCATTCCTGCCACAACTATCAGTCTCGCGCCTTTTTTAGGATTATTAGGCACCGTTTGGGGGATTCTGTTAGCTTTTGCGCATATCAGTTCCGGGCAAGCCAATGGAACCGTCATGATGGAAGGCTTAGCGACAGCCTTAGGAACAACCATTGTGGGATTATTTGTCGCAATTCCCTCTTTGGTCGGTTTCAACTATCTCCGCGCTCACGCCTCCCAAGTTTCTCTAGAAATCGAACAGATCGCCTTTCTTCTACTCAACTCCATTGAAGTCAAATACCGACAAACAGGCTTATGA
- a CDS encoding ExbD/TolR family protein, producing the protein MKRFFHEDLEEDPNVNLTPLIDIVFVILMAFMIAMPLIKIDSISLAPGTSSHRPLQQHELTQPEIKVFRNHTITLNDAPVSLQELRSQLAIMHTQNSQMIPLLLQDGDTTFKLYQEIKSTIEEAGFQELHIALKN; encoded by the coding sequence ATGAAACGCTTCTTTCATGAAGATCTAGAAGAAGATCCTAATGTGAATCTTACCCCCCTTATTGATATTGTTTTTGTGATCCTTATGGCATTTATGATTGCTATGCCACTCATTAAAATCGATTCCATCTCTTTGGCTCCAGGAACCTCTTCTCACAGACCTTTGCAGCAACATGAGTTGACACAACCGGAAATAAAAGTTTTCCGAAACCACACGATTACGCTCAATGATGCTCCAGTTTCTCTCCAAGAGCTTCGCTCTCAACTCGCCATCATGCATACTCAAAACTCGCAGATGATCCCCTTACTCCTACAGGATGGAGACACAACTTTTAAACTATACCAAGAAATCAAGTCGACGATCGAAGAAGCAGGTTTTCAAGAACTTCACATTGCTTTAAAAAACTAA
- a CDS encoding inclusion-associated protein, whose amino-acid sequence MPSSHYFPFFCAAIIIHIALGGALLLSSPQTPKPKLRSFKERIVSFPVDPKITCQTPVVVSPAAQPSPTPKPKVPPSEKKHSTKPPEPPSSSKPSQAPISSKPSQASQEKKLATLKKLAQLANQLAKDAEAQESHITQLSLPPMQVQVSAESAYQQEAFCALFQQYVCLPFPGEIRLKLEFSKEGALVQCSILSSISPTDKQRLLSQIQKIPFQSFFNTYKPSKNITFHIRLQGSSA is encoded by the coding sequence ATGCCTTCATCTCACTACTTTCCATTTTTTTGCGCCGCTATAATCATCCATATCGCTCTTGGAGGAGCGCTATTGCTTTCTTCACCTCAAACCCCCAAACCGAAATTGCGCTCTTTTAAGGAACGAATCGTTTCTTTCCCCGTGGATCCGAAAATCACTTGCCAAACACCCGTTGTTGTGTCCCCGGCTGCACAACCAAGTCCGACTCCCAAGCCAAAAGTTCCTCCATCAGAAAAAAAACACTCCACAAAACCTCCTGAGCCCCCTTCTTCATCCAAGCCCTCTCAAGCTCCTATTTCTTCTAAACCCTCTCAAGCTTCTCAAGAAAAGAAGCTAGCAACGCTAAAAAAACTGGCTCAGCTGGCGAATCAACTTGCGAAGGATGCGGAAGCACAAGAATCTCATATTACCCAACTCTCCTTGCCGCCAATGCAGGTCCAGGTTTCTGCAGAAAGCGCCTATCAACAAGAAGCTTTTTGTGCGCTCTTTCAGCAATATGTCTGTCTGCCTTTCCCTGGAGAAATCCGCCTTAAATTGGAATTTTCTAAAGAAGGGGCGCTTGTACAGTGTTCTATTCTTTCTTCTATTAGTCCGACAGATAAACAACGCCTGCTTTCACAAATTCAGAAAATCCCTTTCCAATCTTTCTTTAATACATACAAACCCTCGAAAAATATCACTTTTCATATTAGACTGCAGGGAAGTTCTGCTTGA
- the tolB gene encoding Tol-Pal system protein TolB has product MKGSVVFLRSFLCLLCLLPSILHCKDLEIHVRAETSLLPVNISLLSSPKNTKQDAYLKSLRDLFARDLALGDLLAPTSEIAPLTIFIEACYPELIFSFKRDGKASQKIFSLELSGDPSKDHQTIHEAADRIHFLLTRIPGISSGKILFSLCSTDASSELKQGEIWSVDYDGQHLAPLTSEHSLSITPAWMHIGHIPAYIYVSYKLGVPKIFLNTLSQPAGKKILAMQGNQFMPVFSPKTKLLAFISDRDGNPDLFVQPFSLATGAIGTPKKLLNETFGTQGNPSFSPDGTRLVFVSNKDGTPRIYQMQISPEQHPPRLLTKKYRNSSCPTWSPDGKKIAFCSVIKGVRQICVYDLASGKDEQLTTSADHKESPSWAADSNHLVYSAGSAHTSELFLLSLITKKSKKIVIGSGEKRFPCWGAFPSQHIKKAS; this is encoded by the coding sequence ATGAAAGGCTCTGTTGTGTTTCTCCGTTCTTTTCTATGTCTACTCTGTCTACTCCCTTCTATCCTTCACTGCAAAGACTTAGAAATTCACGTTCGAGCAGAAACTTCTCTTCTCCCCGTCAATATCTCGCTACTCTCTTCTCCCAAAAATACAAAACAAGATGCTTATCTTAAGTCTCTTCGAGACTTATTTGCTCGAGACTTGGCCTTAGGAGACCTTCTAGCCCCAACCTCAGAGATAGCTCCTTTGACCATTTTTATAGAAGCTTGCTACCCCGAGCTGATTTTTTCTTTCAAAAGGGATGGGAAGGCCTCTCAAAAGATTTTTTCTTTAGAGCTCTCTGGAGATCCTTCTAAAGACCATCAAACTATTCATGAGGCTGCTGATCGTATTCATTTTCTTCTTACACGCATCCCTGGAATCAGTTCTGGGAAAATTCTTTTTTCCCTATGCTCTACAGACGCTTCCTCAGAGCTAAAACAAGGTGAGATTTGGTCTGTAGATTATGATGGACAACACCTCGCACCTCTTACTAGCGAACATTCCTTATCCATAACTCCTGCATGGATGCATATCGGTCATATTCCTGCATATATTTATGTTTCATATAAATTAGGCGTTCCTAAAATCTTCCTGAATACTCTCAGTCAGCCTGCTGGAAAAAAGATTCTTGCTATGCAAGGGAACCAGTTTATGCCGGTCTTTTCTCCCAAAACTAAGCTCCTTGCCTTTATTTCTGATCGAGATGGAAACCCTGATCTATTTGTACAACCATTTTCCCTCGCTACAGGAGCTATCGGCACTCCTAAAAAGCTTCTTAATGAAACTTTTGGAACGCAGGGGAACCCTTCTTTCAGCCCTGATGGTACACGCCTCGTTTTCGTCTCCAATAAAGATGGAACGCCTCGTATTTACCAGATGCAAATCTCTCCGGAACAACATCCTCCTCGCCTGCTTACGAAAAAATATCGAAATAGCAGTTGCCCGACATGGTCCCCTGATGGTAAAAAGATAGCCTTCTGCTCAGTGATTAAAGGCGTCCGTCAAATTTGTGTGTATGATCTCGCTTCAGGGAAAGATGAGCAATTAACCACCTCCGCAGACCACAAAGAAAGCCCTTCTTGGGCTGCTGATAGCAACCACCTTGTTTATAGCGCCGGATCTGCCCACACATCCGAACTGTTTCTGCTGAGCCTAATTACCAAAAAAAGTAAGAAAATTGTTATAGGATCTGGAGAAAAACGTTTCCCTTGCTGGGGAGCTTTTCCTTCGCAACACATAAAGAAAGCATCATGA
- a CDS encoding OmpA family protein: MRKPIFKAFYLLFSLFFLSSCSYPCRDWERHGCDSARPRKSSFGFVPFYSDEEIQQAFVEDFDSKEEQLYKTSAQSTSFRNITFATDSYSIKGEDNLTILASLVRHLHKSPKATLYIEGHTDERGAAAYNLALGARRANAVKQYLIKQGIAADRLFTISYGKEHPVHPGHNELAWQQNRRTEFKIHVR; encoded by the coding sequence ATGAGAAAGCCCATTTTTAAAGCGTTTTATTTATTGTTTTCCCTTTTTTTCCTTTCTTCATGCTCGTATCCTTGTAGAGATTGGGAGCGTCATGGGTGCGATTCTGCAAGACCGCGTAAATCCTCCTTCGGCTTTGTTCCGTTTTATTCGGATGAAGAAATACAACAAGCCTTTGTTGAAGATTTCGATTCTAAAGAAGAGCAGCTTTACAAAACGAGCGCACAAAGCACTTCTTTCCGCAATATCACTTTTGCTACAGATAGCTATTCTATCAAAGGCGAGGATAACCTAACTATTCTTGCCAGCCTAGTGCGTCATTTGCATAAATCTCCCAAAGCCACTTTGTATATAGAGGGGCATACTGATGAGCGAGGCGCTGCGGCTTATAATTTAGCTTTGGGAGCTCGTCGTGCGAATGCAGTAAAACAATATCTTATCAAACAAGGGATTGCTGCTGATCGCTTATTCACTATTTCTTATGGCAAAGAACATCCTGTTCATCCTGGGCATAATGAACTTGCCTGGCAACAAAATCGTCGTACCGAATTTAAAATCCATGTTCGTTAG